One Thomasclavelia spiroformis DSM 1552 DNA window includes the following coding sequences:
- the alr gene encoding alanine racemase: MSLHRDTYAMINLKYLKENIETIYKRFKRPLMAVIKADAYGHGYKEVASYIKDLEYIEMFAVATLQEAIELRELGITKGILILGAVPTTKEEIELAISYDISLTMISLEYMYHLQTLISNKPLKIHIKLDTGMQRIGLTNKKELEEMLQTIDRRKFILEGIFTHYATADGEEAAFVKQQQLFYKLVGQHEFKYIHCCNSAAMAYHQDNKSNLGRIGIVMYGIDPAGNESDYYKQVMSLFTRVSMVKKIKAGSRVGYGLTYTAKQDEYLATLPIGYADGIIRKNQGRRVYINGKYFEIVGRVCMDQMMVRVDESVKVGDKVEIFGDHISLASMAKDLDTIPYEIICLISKRVERIYIK; this comes from the coding sequence ATGAGTTTACATAGGGATACATATGCAATGATTAATTTAAAGTATTTAAAAGAGAATATAGAAACAATTTATAAGCGATTTAAACGTCCATTAATGGCGGTTATTAAGGCTGATGCTTATGGACATGGATATAAAGAAGTTGCTAGCTATATAAAGGATTTAGAATATATTGAAATGTTTGCTGTGGCAACATTACAGGAAGCAATTGAATTAAGGGAATTAGGAATAACGAAAGGAATTTTAATTTTAGGAGCTGTTCCAACAACTAAAGAGGAAATAGAATTAGCTATTAGTTATGATATATCTTTAACTATGATTTCTTTAGAATATATGTATCATTTGCAAACCTTAATATCTAATAAACCACTAAAAATTCATATAAAACTAGATACAGGAATGCAACGAATCGGATTAACAAATAAAAAAGAATTAGAAGAAATGTTACAAACAATTGATCGAAGAAAATTTATTTTAGAAGGTATATTTACACATTATGCAACTGCTGATGGTGAAGAAGCTGCCTTTGTAAAACAACAACAATTATTTTATAAATTAGTTGGTCAACATGAGTTTAAATATATTCATTGTTGTAACAGTGCTGCAATGGCATATCATCAAGATAATAAATCTAATTTAGGGAGAATTGGAATTGTTATGTATGGTATTGATCCGGCAGGAAATGAATCTGATTATTATAAACAAGTAATGTCATTATTTACTAGAGTATCTATGGTAAAGAAAATAAAAGCGGGTAGTCGTGTTGGTTATGGTTTAACTTATACAGCCAAACAAGATGAATATCTTGCTACCTTACCAATTGGTTATGCAGATGGAATAATTAGAAAAAATCAAGGACGTAGGGTTTATATTAATGGCAAATATTTTGAAATCGTGGGTAGGGTATGTATGGATCAAATGATGGTAAGAGTTGATGAAAGTGTAAAAGTAGGCGATAAGGTAGAAATTTTTGGAGATCATATTAGTTTAGCTAGCATGGCAAAAGATTTAGACACTATTCCTTATGAAATAATATGTTTGATTTCAAAAAGAGTGGAACGTATATATATAAAATAA
- a CDS encoding LolA family protein, protein MKKIYIGIAVAVALVVGSLIFFKFKDTSLDKTIEKVKAYDKYVLTCNMEMVENDELKSYLVNVSYFKEKKDEYYKVELYDKSLNQSQIIVKNTEGVFVLTPTLNQVFKFQSDWPNNSPKPYIYQSLISLLEEGEVEKIKTGYQVRSKVTYPNDSRIVSQEMIFDKSLSPKQVIVLDKDDSEIITANFTEFKTDTKLDKNDFDEKSILEKSTNEYADVASELPLYPVALMGSTLDSEKVSTIDGTTNHILKFTGDKSFTVIESPMVPSNEVNVEEIDGEVIDLVDGVAFYDNGELMMMKSGILCKIYSEDLSKDEMVSVISSMQTASIK, encoded by the coding sequence TTGAAAAAGATATATATTGGTATTGCTGTGGCTGTAGCATTGGTGGTGGGATCATTAATATTTTTTAAATTCAAGGATACTTCATTGGATAAAACAATTGAAAAAGTTAAAGCTTATGATAAATATGTCCTTACATGTAATATGGAAATGGTTGAAAACGATGAATTAAAGAGTTATTTGGTAAATGTAAGTTATTTTAAGGAAAAAAAGGATGAGTATTATAAAGTTGAACTTTATGATAAATCATTAAACCAATCACAAATTATTGTAAAAAATACAGAAGGTGTTTTTGTACTAACCCCAACTTTAAATCAAGTATTTAAATTTCAAAGTGATTGGCCTAATAATTCCCCTAAACCATATATTTATCAATCTTTAATAAGTTTATTAGAAGAAGGTGAGGTAGAAAAAATAAAGACTGGATATCAAGTTAGAAGTAAAGTTACTTATCCAAATGATTCAAGGATTGTTAGCCAAGAAATGATTTTTGACAAGTCTTTATCACCTAAACAGGTTATAGTGTTAGATAAAGATGATTCTGAGATTATTACAGCTAATTTTACTGAATTTAAAACAGATACTAAATTAGATAAAAATGATTTTGATGAAAAAAGTATTTTAGAAAAGAGTACTAATGAATATGCAGATGTAGCAAGTGAACTACCTTTATATCCAGTTGCATTAATGGGAAGTACATTAGATAGTGAAAAAGTATCGACTATAGATGGAACTACTAATCATATTTTAAAGTTTACTGGTGATAAAAGTTTTACTGTTATTGAATCTCCAATGGTCCCAAGTAATGAAGTGAATGTTGAAGAAATAGATGGTGAAGTAATTGATCTTGTAGATGGAGTTGCTTTTTATGATAATGGTGAATTAATGATGATGAAATCTGGTATTTTATGTAAGATCTATTCTGAAGATTTGAGTAAAGATGAAATGGTTAGTGTAATTAGTAGTATGCAAACAGCTAGTATTAAATAG
- a CDS encoding DUF378 domain-containing protein: MNILQKISLILTIIGAINWGLIGLFNFNLVDSLFGVDSFLSMLIYILVGIAGLINIMLLFIDLDTK; the protein is encoded by the coding sequence ATGAACATATTACAAAAGATTTCTTTAATCCTAACAATTATAGGTGCTATAAATTGGGGATTAATAGGTTTATTCAATTTTAATCTTGTTGATTCACTATTTGGAGTCGATAGCTTTTTATCAATGCTTATCTATATATTAGTAGGAATTGCAGGACTTATTAACATTATGTTACTATTTATAGATTTAGATACAAAATAA
- the galE gene encoding UDP-glucose 4-epimerase GalE, with protein MNVLVCGGAGYIGSHICVELLDAGYEVTVIDDFSNSKPEVLEHIKEITGKEVKFYEFNILNEEKTEAVFKENKIDAVIHCAAFKAVGESVEKPIEYYTNNLTTTLIVSKMMKKYNVNQIVFSSSATVYGDPEKVPITEDCKLGETTNPYGTSKAMMERILTDVQHAYPQMSVTLLRYFNPIGAHESGLIGEDPKGIPNNLMPYIMKVATGELECLGVFGDDYNTHDGTGVRDYIHVVDLAKGHVKAIEHYAKPGVHICNLGTGTGYSVLDLVKTFERVNNVKINYVIKDRRPGDIATCYANPERANKELGWVATKGIEDMCRDTWNYALKHK; from the coding sequence ATGAATGTACTTGTTTGCGGAGGAGCTGGCTATATTGGTAGCCATATCTGTGTAGAATTATTAGATGCTGGATACGAAGTAACAGTAATCGATGATTTTTCTAACTCTAAACCAGAAGTATTAGAACATATCAAGGAAATCACCGGAAAAGAAGTTAAGTTTTATGAGTTTAATATTTTAAACGAAGAAAAAACAGAAGCTGTATTTAAAGAAAATAAAATTGATGCCGTTATTCACTGTGCTGCTTTTAAGGCTGTTGGTGAATCAGTAGAAAAACCAATTGAATATTATACTAACAATTTAACTACAACATTAATAGTTAGTAAAATGATGAAAAAATACAATGTCAATCAAATTGTTTTTTCATCTAGTGCTACTGTATACGGAGATCCTGAAAAAGTCCCAATTACAGAAGACTGTAAACTAGGTGAAACAACAAATCCTTATGGAACAAGCAAAGCCATGATGGAAAGAATTTTAACTGATGTACAACATGCCTATCCACAAATGTCAGTTACACTGCTAAGATATTTTAATCCAATCGGTGCTCATGAATCTGGATTAATTGGTGAAGATCCTAAAGGAATTCCTAACAACTTAATGCCATATATCATGAAAGTAGCAACCGGTGAATTAGAATGTCTTGGAGTATTTGGAGATGATTACAATACCCATGATGGTACTGGGGTTCGTGATTATATCCACGTTGTGGATTTAGCCAAAGGACATGTTAAAGCAATTGAACATTACGCAAAACCTGGAGTTCATATTTGTAACCTAGGCACTGGAACTGGATATAGTGTTCTTGATTTGGTAAAAACATTTGAACGAGTTAATAATGTTAAAATCAATTATGTAATTAAAGATCGTCGTCCTGGAGATATTGCAACTTGCTATGCAAATCCAGAACGTGCAAATAAGGAATTGGGTTGGGTCGCAACTAAAGGAATCGAAGATATGTGTCGTGATACATGGAATTATGCCCTAAAACATAAATAA
- a CDS encoding HAD family hydrolase — MKQKFAFFDFDDTLIHGDSGKALLIYYFKRHPLSIFKLLKVVVLYPLYLLKIVEFQKLKSSWLFPMDNLSDDELRDFYQSSLVPKYYSNVVDELKNKKEQGYMIYICSASIEGYLRFCDLPVDGILGTKTKIVDGKYTSRMIGKNCKNAEKVVRLNSILKQLGLEIDYDNSYAYSDSLHDIPMLKMVKNRIRINKKNGEMTPFIIKE, encoded by the coding sequence GTGAAGCAAAAGTTTGCTTTTTTTGATTTTGATGATACGCTGATTCATGGTGATTCGGGAAAAGCGTTATTAATTTATTATTTTAAAAGACATCCGTTATCGATTTTTAAATTATTGAAAGTTGTTGTTTTGTATCCGTTATATTTATTGAAAATTGTTGAATTTCAAAAGTTGAAATCATCATGGTTATTTCCGATGGATAATTTAAGTGATGATGAGTTGAGAGATTTTTATCAATCTTCTTTAGTGCCTAAATATTATTCAAATGTTGTTGATGAGTTGAAAAATAAAAAAGAACAAGGATATATGATTTATATTTGTTCTGCATCGATTGAAGGTTATTTACGTTTTTGTGATTTGCCGGTTGATGGAATTTTAGGAACGAAAACAAAGATTGTTGATGGTAAGTACACTAGTAGGATGATTGGAAAAAATTGTAAAAATGCTGAAAAAGTAGTTCGTTTAAATAGTATTCTTAAACAGTTGGGTTTAGAAATTGATTATGATAATTCATATGCATATTCTGATTCATTACATGATATTCCAATGTTGAAAATGGTAAAAAATAGAATAAGAATAAATAAAAAAAATGGAGAAATGACCCCATTTATAATTAAAGAGTAG